A section of the Veillonella criceti genome encodes:
- the fusA gene encoding elongation factor G has translation MAREFSLEKTRNIGIMAHIDAGKTTTTERILYYTGRVHKIGEVHEGAATMDWMAQEQERGITITSAATTCHWKGHRVNIIDTPGHVDFTVEVERSLRVLDGSVAVFSAKGGVEPQSETVWRQASTYGVPRIAYVNKMDTVGADFFNVVNMMKDRLGANSVALQVPIGAEDTFKGIIDLMTMKAEIYISDDGKEFEITDIPADYEEIAKERREMLVDAIAETDDEIMMKYLEGEEISIDELKAALRKAVCDNKLFPVLCGSSYKNKGVQMLLDAVVDYMPSPLDIPAIKGVNPDTGAEETRPASDEEPFSALAFKIMADPYVGKLAFFRVYSGSLESGSYVFNSTKGKKERIGRILQMHANSRQEIERVYSGDIAAAVGLKDTTTGDTLCDDKAPVILESMEFPEPVISVAVEPKTKADQEKMGIALARLAEEDPTFKVRTDEETGQTIISGMGELHLDIIVDRMNREFKVECNVGKPQVAYRETIRKAVKSQGKFVRQSGGRGQYGDCWLELIPQEPGAGFEFENKIVGGAIPREYIGPVENGVKEAMESGVIAGYPMVDIKVIVFDGSYHDVDSSEMAFKIAGSMGFKEGARKADPVLLEPYMAVEVDVPEEYMGDVIGDLNSRRGRMEGMEARNGSQHIKAFVPLSEMFGYATDLRSKTQGRGNYSMTVDHYEEVPKKIAEEIQAKKNG, from the coding sequence GTGGCAAGAGAATTTTCTTTAGAGAAAACTCGTAATATCGGTATCATGGCTCACATCGATGCTGGTAAAACAACCACAACGGAACGTATTCTTTACTATACAGGCCGAGTTCACAAAATCGGGGAAGTTCATGAAGGCGCTGCGACAATGGACTGGATGGCACAGGAACAGGAACGTGGTATTACAATCACGTCTGCTGCGACAACTTGCCACTGGAAAGGTCATCGCGTAAATATCATTGATACTCCTGGTCACGTTGACTTTACTGTAGAAGTAGAACGTTCGTTGCGTGTACTTGATGGTTCTGTTGCAGTATTCAGTGCTAAAGGTGGCGTTGAACCACAATCTGAAACTGTATGGCGTCAAGCTTCTACTTACGGCGTACCTCGTATTGCTTATGTAAATAAGATGGATACCGTAGGCGCTGACTTCTTCAATGTAGTAAACATGATGAAGGACCGTTTAGGTGCAAACAGTGTAGCTCTTCAGGTTCCAATTGGTGCTGAAGATACTTTCAAAGGCATTATCGATTTAATGACTATGAAAGCGGAAATTTACATCAGCGATGATGGTAAAGAATTCGAAATCACTGATATTCCTGCTGATTATGAAGAAATTGCAAAAGAACGTCGTGAAATGTTAGTTGATGCTATTGCTGAAACTGATGACGAAATCATGATGAAATACTTGGAAGGCGAAGAAATTAGCATTGATGAATTGAAAGCAGCTCTTCGCAAAGCAGTTTGTGATAACAAATTGTTCCCAGTACTTTGTGGTTCTTCTTACAAAAATAAAGGTGTGCAGATGTTATTGGATGCAGTTGTAGACTACATGCCATCTCCACTTGATATTCCAGCAATTAAAGGTGTTAACCCTGATACTGGCGCAGAAGAAACTCGTCCAGCATCTGATGAAGAACCATTCTCCGCATTGGCCTTCAAAATCATGGCTGACCCTTATGTTGGTAAATTAGCGTTCTTCCGCGTATACTCCGGTTCTTTAGAATCTGGTTCTTACGTATTTAACTCCACAAAAGGTAAGAAAGAACGTATCGGTCGTATCCTTCAAATGCATGCTAACAGCCGTCAAGAAATTGAACGCGTTTACTCCGGTGATATCGCAGCTGCTGTTGGTTTGAAAGATACAACAACTGGTGATACACTTTGTGATGATAAAGCTCCAGTAATTCTTGAATCTATGGAATTCCCTGAACCTGTTATCTCCGTTGCTGTTGAACCAAAAACAAAAGCTGACCAAGAAAAAATGGGTATTGCATTAGCTCGTTTGGCTGAAGAAGATCCAACCTTCAAAGTTCGTACTGATGAAGAAACTGGTCAGACAATCATTTCCGGTATGGGTGAACTTCACCTTGACATTATCGTTGACCGTATGAACCGTGAGTTCAAAGTTGAATGTAATGTTGGTAAACCTCAAGTTGCTTACCGTGAAACGATTCGTAAAGCTGTTAAATCTCAAGGTAAATTCGTACGTCAGTCCGGTGGTCGTGGTCAATATGGCGATTGCTGGTTAGAATTGATTCCTCAGGAACCAGGCGCTGGCTTCGAATTTGAAAATAAAATCGTTGGTGGTGCGATTCCTCGTGAATACATCGGACCAGTAGAAAACGGTGTAAAAGAAGCTATGGAATCTGGTGTAATTGCTGGATATCCAATGGTTGACATCAAAGTAATCGTATTTGACGGTTCTTATCATGATGTTGACTCCTCTGAAATGGCGTTTAAAATCGCTGGCTCTATGGGCTTCAAAGAAGGTGCTCGTAAAGCAGATCCAGTACTTCTCGAACCATACATGGCTGTAGAAGTAGATGTTCCAGAGGAATACATGGGCGACGTAATCGGCGACTTGAACTCTCGTCGTGGTCGTATGGAAGGTATGGAAGCTCGTAACGGTAGCCAACATATTAAAGCATTCGTTCCATTGAGCGAAATGTTTGGTTATGCAACAGATCTTCGTTCTAAAACACAAGGTCGTGGTAACTACTCTATGACAGTAGACCATTACGAAGAAGTACCTAAGAAAATTGCTGAAGAAATTCAAGCAAAGAAAAATGGCTAA
- the tuf gene encoding elongation factor Tu has product MAKAKFERTKPHVNIGTIGHVDHGKTTLTAAITKVLAEEGKADFQDYSMIDKAPEERERGITINTSHVEYETETRHYAHVDCPGHADYVKNMITGAAQMDGAILVIAATDGPMAQTREHILLARQVGVPAIVVFLNKADMVDDEELIELVEMEVRELLSTYEFPGDDVPIVVGSALKALEGDEKYVAKIKELMDAVDSYIPTPERDTDKTFLMPVEDVFTITGRGTVATGRVERGEVKVGDTVEIVGLKEKAESYVVTGLEMFRKTLDSAVAGDNVGALLRGVDRKDIERGQVLAKPGSIHPHTKFKGEVYVLTKEEGGRHTPFFSNYRPQFYFRTTDVTGVIELPEGTEMCMPGDNITMSIELITPIAIEAGLRFAIREGGHTVGAGVVTEIIEG; this is encoded by the coding sequence ATGGCAAAAGCAAAATTTGAACGTACTAAACCGCATGTTAACATCGGTACTATCGGTCACGTTGACCATGGTAAAACAACTCTTACAGCAGCAATCACTAAAGTATTAGCTGAAGAAGGGAAAGCAGATTTCCAAGATTACAGCATGATCGACAAAGCTCCAGAAGAACGTGAACGTGGTATTACAATCAACACTTCTCACGTTGAATATGAAACTGAAACTCGTCACTATGCACACGTTGACTGCCCAGGCCATGCTGACTATGTTAAAAACATGATCACTGGTGCTGCTCAGATGGACGGCGCTATCTTAGTTATCGCTGCTACTGACGGCCCTATGGCTCAGACTCGTGAACACATCCTTCTTGCTCGTCAGGTAGGTGTACCAGCTATCGTTGTGTTCTTGAACAAAGCTGATATGGTTGACGATGAAGAATTAATCGAATTAGTAGAAATGGAAGTTCGTGAACTTCTTTCCACGTATGAATTCCCTGGCGACGATGTGCCAATCGTTGTAGGTTCCGCTTTAAAAGCTTTAGAAGGCGATGAAAAATATGTAGCTAAAATTAAAGAATTGATGGACGCTGTTGATTCCTACATCCCAACTCCAGAACGTGACACTGACAAAACTTTCTTGATGCCAGTAGAAGACGTTTTCACAATCACTGGTCGTGGTACTGTAGCAACTGGCCGTGTTGAACGTGGCGAAGTTAAAGTAGGTGACACTGTTGAAATCGTTGGCTTGAAAGAAAAAGCTGAAAGCTATGTTGTAACAGGTCTTGAAATGTTCCGTAAAACATTGGACTCTGCAGTAGCTGGTGACAACGTTGGTGCGCTTCTTCGTGGTGTAGACCGCAAAGACATCGAACGAGGTCAAGTATTGGCTAAACCAGGTTCCATTCACCCACACACTAAATTCAAAGGTGAAGTTTACGTATTGACTAAAGAAGAAGGTGGCCGTCATACTCCATTCTTCTCCAACTACCGTCCACAGTTCTACTTCCGTACAACAGACGTAACGGGCGTTATCGAACTTCCAGAAGGTACTGAAATGTGTATGCCTGGTGATAACATCACTATGAGCATCGAATTAATCACACCAATCGCTATCGAAGCTGGTCTTCGTTTCGCTATCCGCGAAGGTGGCCACACAGTAGGCGCTGGTGTTGTTACTGAAATCATCGAAGGCTAA
- the rpsJ gene encoding 30S ribosomal protein S10: protein MAKQQKIRIRLKSYDHKALDQSAAKIVDTAKRNGALVSGPIPLPTEKNIFTILRSPHVNKDSREQFEMRTHKRLIDILESNAKTVDAITRLELPAGVSIEIKL, encoded by the coding sequence ATGGCAAAACAGCAGAAAATTCGTATTCGTTTAAAATCATACGATCACAAAGCTCTTGATCAGAGCGCGGCAAAAATTGTTGACACAGCAAAACGCAATGGTGCGTTAGTATCTGGTCCAATTCCATTGCCAACAGAAAAAAATATTTTCACAATTTTACGTTCACCACATGTTAATAAAGACTCTCGTGAACAATTCGAAATGCGTACTCATAAACGCTTAATCGATATTCTTGAATCAAATGCGAAAACAGTAGATGCTATCACTCGTTTAGAATTACCAGCTGGTGTATCTATTGAAATAAAATTATAA
- the rplC gene encoding 50S ribosomal protein L3 has product MSKAILGKKLGMTQIFTAEGKLVPVTVVEATPSVVVRVKTVESDGYNAVQLGYGSIKEKHLTKPVKGQFEKAGVAPVKYLRELRLAEATDYTVGQTLAADIFAEGELVDVVGTGKGKGFAGTIKRHNFHRGPVTHGSKSHREPGSIGPMISGGGGKVYKGKKLPGQMGGGRVTVQRLSVVKVDADRNLLLVKGGIPGAKGSLVMVRNTVKPVK; this is encoded by the coding sequence ATGTCTAAAGCTATTTTGGGTAAAAAGTTAGGAATGACTCAAATCTTCACTGCTGAAGGTAAGTTAGTTCCTGTCACTGTAGTGGAAGCAACCCCAAGCGTAGTAGTGCGTGTTAAAACTGTTGAATCTGACGGTTACAATGCAGTACAGCTAGGTTATGGCTCCATTAAAGAAAAACATTTAACTAAACCTGTAAAAGGCCAGTTCGAAAAAGCCGGTGTAGCACCAGTTAAATATCTTCGCGAACTTCGCCTTGCTGAAGCAACTGATTACACAGTGGGCCAAACTCTGGCAGCTGATATCTTCGCAGAAGGTGAGTTGGTTGATGTTGTAGGTACAGGTAAAGGTAAGGGTTTTGCGGGCACTATTAAGCGCCACAATTTCCATCGTGGTCCTGTAACTCACGGTTCCAAATCTCATCGTGAACCTGGTTCCATCGGTCCTATGATCTCCGGTGGTGGCGGTAAGGTATACAAAGGCAAGAAACTCCCTGGACAAATGGGTGGCGGCAGAGTTACCGTACAGCGCTTATCTGTGGTTAAAGTTGATGCAGACCGTAACTTACTTTTAGTTAAAGGTGGCATTCCAGGCGCTAAAGGCAGCCTAGTAATGGTTCGCAACACGGTGAAACCTGTTAAATAA
- the rplD gene encoding 50S ribosomal protein L4 translates to MPTVTKYNMSGAKVGEIQLNDAVFAVEVNEAVMHQAVVRQLSNERLGTHATKTRGLVRGGGRKPWKQKGTGRARVGSTRSPLWVGGGTVFGPQPRSYYKAMPRKARRLAVKSALSDKVNNNELIVLDELTLAAPKTKEVLNLLNNFNVGDAKVLFITEGDINVERSARNIQGVKALACEGMNIFDLLHYDKLFITEGAVAKIEEVLA, encoded by the coding sequence ATGCCAACAGTAACAAAATACAATATGTCCGGCGCTAAAGTCGGTGAAATACAGTTAAATGATGCAGTGTTTGCAGTGGAAGTTAATGAAGCTGTTATGCATCAAGCCGTAGTTCGTCAGTTATCTAACGAACGTCTTGGCACTCACGCAACTAAAACGAGAGGTCTTGTTCGTGGCGGTGGTCGTAAACCTTGGAAACAAAAAGGGACTGGCCGTGCTCGTGTAGGCTCCACTCGTAGCCCATTATGGGTTGGTGGTGGTACCGTATTTGGTCCACAACCTCGTAGCTACTACAAGGCAATGCCTCGTAAAGCTAGACGTCTTGCAGTTAAATCTGCGCTTAGCGATAAAGTAAACAACAACGAATTAATCGTATTGGACGAATTAACCTTAGCAGCTCCTAAAACTAAAGAAGTATTAAATCTTCTTAATAATTTCAACGTAGGTGATGCTAAAGTATTATTTATCACTGAAGGTGATATTAATGTAGAACGTTCTGCTCGTAACATTCAAGGCGTTAAAGCTTTGGCATGTGAAGGCATGAACATTTTCGATCTTCTCCACTACGATAAGCTCTTCATTACCGAAGGTGCCGTAGCAAAGATTGAGGAGGTGCTCGCATAA
- the rplW gene encoding 50S ribosomal protein L23 — translation MELRDVLIRPIITEKTTLLMEEGKYTFRVPLTANKVQIRQAVEKIFNVQVEKVATIRVLGKVKRMGRTQGKRSDYKKAIVTLKAGESIEFFEGV, via the coding sequence ATGGAATTACGCGATGTTCTTATTCGTCCGATTATTACTGAAAAAACTACATTGCTTATGGAAGAAGGCAAATACACTTTCCGTGTGCCTTTGACTGCTAACAAAGTGCAGATTCGTCAAGCTGTAGAAAAAATCTTCAACGTTCAGGTAGAAAAAGTTGCTACCATTCGAGTTCTTGGTAAAGTAAAACGCATGGGCCGTACACAAGGTAAACGTAGCGATTACAAAAAAGCTATCGTAACTTTAAAGGCTGGCGAATCCATTGAATTCTTTGAAGGTGTTTAA
- the rplB gene encoding 50S ribosomal protein L2 has protein sequence MAIKSFKPYSAGRRFMTVSAFTEITASKPEKSLLAKVSQTGGRNNTGKMTVRHQGGGHKRQYRIIDFKRTKDNIPAKVASIEYDPNRSARIALLNYADGEKRYILAPHGLKVGDTVYSGPESDIKPGNCLPLLNIPLGTQVHNIEMKIGKGGQIVRSAGTSAQLMAKEGSYALLRLPSGELRRVHINCRATVGVVGNIDHENITIGKAGRHRWMGVRPGNRGVVMNPCDHPHGGGEGKSPVGRKHPVTPWGKPAHGVKTRDKKKASSSLIVKRRTK, from the coding sequence ATGGCAATTAAATCATTCAAACCGTACTCCGCTGGTCGTCGGTTTATGACAGTATCTGCCTTCACTGAAATCACTGCAAGCAAACCAGAAAAATCTTTGCTCGCTAAGGTTTCTCAGACAGGCGGTCGTAATAACACCGGTAAAATGACTGTACGTCACCAAGGTGGCGGTCACAAGCGTCAGTACCGTATTATTGACTTCAAACGTACTAAAGATAATATTCCTGCAAAAGTAGCTTCTATTGAATACGATCCTAACCGTAGTGCTCGTATCGCGTTACTTAACTATGCAGATGGTGAAAAACGCTACATTCTTGCTCCACATGGCTTGAAAGTGGGCGACACTGTATATAGCGGTCCTGAATCCGACATTAAGCCAGGCAACTGCTTACCATTACTTAACATTCCATTGGGTACTCAAGTACACAACATTGAAATGAAAATTGGTAAAGGTGGTCAGATTGTTCGCTCTGCTGGTACATCCGCACAGCTTATGGCTAAAGAAGGTTCCTATGCATTACTTCGTTTACCATCCGGTGAGCTTCGTCGTGTGCATATTAACTGCCGTGCAACAGTAGGTGTTGTTGGTAACATCGATCATGAAAACATCACAATCGGTAAAGCTGGTCGCCATCGTTGGATGGGCGTTCGTCCAGGCAACCGTGGTGTTGTAATGAACCCTTGTGACCATCCACACGGTGGTGGTGAAGGTAAGTCTCCAGTTGGTCGTAAACATCCAGTTACACCTTGGGGTAAACCTGCACATGGTGTTAAAACTCGCGACAAGAAAAAAGCTTCTAGCAGCTTAATTGTTAAACGTCGTACAAAATAG
- the rpsS gene encoding 30S ribosomal protein S19: protein MSRSIKKGPFVAASLVKKIDALNETNDKKVVKTWSRASTIIPNFVGHTIAVHDGRKHVPVFITEDMVGHKLGEFAPTRTFKGHIKNEKTTGKK, encoded by the coding sequence GTGTCCAGATCTATAAAAAAAGGCCCTTTCGTCGCAGCTTCGCTTGTGAAGAAAATTGATGCCTTAAACGAAACAAATGATAAGAAAGTTGTAAAAACCTGGTCTCGTGCCTCTACTATTATTCCTAACTTTGTAGGCCATACAATTGCTGTGCATGATGGTCGCAAACATGTACCTGTATTTATTACAGAGGATATGGTAGGTCATAAACTAGGCGAATTCGCTCCAACTCGTACCTTCAAAGGTCACATTAAGAACGAAAAAACAACTGGTAAGAAATAA
- the rplV gene encoding 50S ribosomal protein L22, with the protein MEAKAIAKHVRIAPRKIRIVADLVRGKNIGEAFAILKFTPKVGADVVEKVLRSAIANAEHNFDMNVDNLYVSGIFVDQGPTMKRIHPRSRGQAFKILKRSSHVTVVVSERA; encoded by the coding sequence ATGGAAGCAAAAGCAATCGCTAAACACGTGCGCATCGCGCCTCGTAAAATCCGTATTGTTGCTGACTTAGTTCGTGGCAAGAATATCGGCGAAGCATTTGCCATCTTGAAGTTCACTCCGAAAGTTGGCGCTGATGTAGTAGAAAAAGTATTGCGTTCCGCAATCGCTAATGCAGAACACAATTTTGATATGAATGTTGACAATCTTTATGTATCCGGTATCTTTGTTGATCAGGGTCCAACAATGAAACGCATTCATCCTCGTTCCCGTGGACAGGCTTTCAAAATTTTGAAACGTTCTAGCCACGTAACTGTAGTAGTTTCTGAAAGAGCTTAA
- the rpsC gene encoding 30S ribosomal protein S3, whose protein sequence is MGQKVNPHGLRVGIVKDWDAKWYADKDYAANLHEDVLIRNFLKKTLFIAGISRIEIERINKRIKLTIHTAKPGMVIGRGGAGIEDIRKALKRFTDKQIDVNIAEIKQADMDSVLVAENIASQLERRIGFRRAMKQAVGRTMRLGAKGIKIMVSGRLGGAEIARSESYREGSIPLHTLRANIDYGTAEAHTTYGCIGIKVWIYKGEVLPEAKQAPAKKEEGDN, encoded by the coding sequence GTGGGTCAGAAAGTTAATCCCCATGGTTTGCGTGTTGGTATCGTAAAAGATTGGGACGCAAAATGGTATGCTGATAAAGATTACGCTGCAAATCTTCACGAAGACGTTTTAATTCGTAACTTCTTGAAGAAAACCCTTTTCATTGCTGGTATTTCCCGCATTGAAATTGAGCGTATTAATAAACGTATTAAATTGACTATCCACACTGCAAAACCAGGTATGGTTATCGGTCGTGGTGGTGCTGGTATCGAAGATATCCGTAAAGCGTTAAAACGTTTCACAGATAAACAAATCGATGTAAACATTGCTGAAATTAAACAAGCTGATATGGATTCCGTATTAGTTGCTGAAAATATTGCTAGCCAGTTGGAACGCCGTATTGGTTTCCGCCGTGCTATGAAACAAGCCGTAGGTCGCACAATGCGCTTAGGGGCAAAAGGTATTAAAATCATGGTTAGTGGTCGTTTAGGCGGCGCTGAAATCGCTCGTAGCGAATCTTACCGTGAAGGTAGTATCCCATTGCATACGCTTCGTGCAAACATCGACTATGGTACTGCTGAAGCTCATACAACATATGGTTGTATCGGCATCAAAGTATGGATCTACAAAGGTGAAGTATTGCCAGAGGCAAAACAGGCACCTGCTAAAAAGGAAGAAGGTGACAACTAA
- the rplP gene encoding 50S ribosomal protein L16, whose translation MLIPKRVKHRKQFRGRMKGRAMRGNKVAHGEFGLVALEPSWITNRQIEAARIAMTRYIKRGGKVWIKIFPDKPITAKPAGTRMGSGKGSPEYWVAVVKPGRVMFEMDGVSEEVAREAMRLAGHKLPIKTKFVVKGKELGGDVNEG comes from the coding sequence ATGCTTATTCCAAAGCGCGTAAAACATCGTAAACAATTCCGCGGTCGTATGAAAGGTCGCGCAATGCGTGGTAACAAAGTTGCTCACGGTGAATTCGGTTTAGTAGCATTAGAGCCATCTTGGATCACAAACCGTCAGATCGAAGCTGCTCGTATTGCTATGACTCGTTATATCAAACGTGGTGGTAAAGTTTGGATTAAAATTTTCCCAGACAAACCAATCACTGCTAAACCAGCTGGTACTCGTATGGGTTCCGGTAAAGGGTCCCCAGAATATTGGGTAGCAGTAGTAAAACCAGGTCGCGTAATGTTCGAAATGGACGGCGTATCTGAAGAAGTAGCTCGTGAAGCTATGCGATTGGCAGGTCATAAACTTCCAATCAAAACTAAGTTCGTTGTTAAGGGTAAAGAATTGGGTGGTGACGTAAATGAAGGTTAA
- the rpmC gene encoding 50S ribosomal protein L29, with product MKVNDIRNMSAAEMEQKVSGLKEELFNLRFQLATGQLENPMRIREVKKTIARIKTIQREAALKENA from the coding sequence ATGAAGGTTAATGACATCCGTAACATGAGCGCTGCCGAAATGGAACAAAAAGTTTCCGGCCTTAAAGAAGAGTTGTTTAACCTCCGTTTTCAGCTCGCAACTGGTCAATTAGAAAATCCAATGCGTATTCGTGAAGTTAAGAAAACTATTGCGCGTATTAAAACAATTCAGCGTGAAGCTGCTCTTAAAGAAAACGCATAA
- the rpsQ gene encoding 30S ribosomal protein S17: protein MAEERNVRKVRVGKVVSNKMDKTIVVSVERKVPHALYNKPMVTSKRFKAHDENNECQIGDTVKIVETRPLSKDKHWRLVEIIEKVK from the coding sequence GTGGCAGAAGAAAGAAATGTACGTAAAGTACGTGTGGGCAAAGTTGTAAGTAACAAGATGGACAAAACCATCGTTGTGTCTGTTGAACGTAAAGTGCCGCACGCATTATATAATAAGCCAATGGTAACAAGCAAACGCTTCAAAGCTCATGATGAAAATAATGAGTGCCAAATTGGCGATACAGTTAAAATTGTAGAAACTCGTCCACTTTCCAAAGATAAACATTGGAGATTGGTTGAAATTATTGAAAAAGTAAAATAA
- the rplN gene encoding 50S ribosomal protein L14, with protein sequence MIQQQTILNVADNTGAKRIMCIQVLGGSYRKFGNIGDVIVASVKDASPGGVVKKGDVVKAVIVRSKKGIRRQDGSYIRFDENAAVVIKDDKSPRGTRIFGPVARELREKDFMKIISLAPEVL encoded by the coding sequence ATGATCCAGCAACAAACAATTTTGAATGTTGCCGATAACACTGGCGCAAAACGTATTATGTGTATTCAAGTTTTGGGCGGTTCTTATCGCAAATTCGGCAATATCGGTGACGTAATCGTTGCTTCTGTAAAAGATGCATCACCCGGTGGCGTTGTCAAGAAAGGCGACGTAGTTAAAGCCGTAATTGTTCGTTCTAAAAAAGGTATCCGTCGTCAGGACGGTTCTTATATTCGTTTCGACGAAAATGCAGCAGTAGTAATTAAAGATGACAAGAGCCCACGTGGCACTCGTATTTTTGGACCTGTAGCTCGTGAGCTTCGTGAAAAAGATTTCATGAAGATTATCTCTCTTGCTCCAGAAGTTTTATAA
- the rplX gene encoding 50S ribosomal protein L24 → MSQTKLLVKKGDTVVVISGRDKGKQGEVIATEPKKSRVFVKGVNLVKRHTKPSQANPQGGIITKEAPIHVSNVMVLDPETKQPTRIKKVEQNGKFVRATVKSGAILDK, encoded by the coding sequence ATGTCCCAAACTAAACTTCTAGTAAAAAAAGGCGATACTGTTGTTGTTATCTCCGGGCGAGATAAAGGCAAACAAGGTGAAGTTATTGCAACTGAGCCTAAGAAATCGCGCGTGTTCGTAAAAGGCGTTAACCTTGTTAAACGTCATACGAAACCAAGCCAGGCTAACCCTCAGGGCGGTATCATCACTAAGGAAGCTCCTATCCATGTTTCCAATGTAATGGTACTTGATCCTGAAACTAAACAGCCTACTCGTATTAAAAAAGTAGAACAAAATGGTAAATTTGTACGTGCTACTGTTAAAAGTGGTGCAATACTCGATAAATAA
- the rplE gene encoding 50S ribosomal protein L5, translating to MSRLNEKYTSEIRQALQEKFQYKNVMEIPKLEKVVINIGVGDAVGNAKALEAAVNDLTIIAGQKPVITKAKKSIANFKVREGMSLGTKVTLRGERMYEFLDKLINVALPRVRDFRGVSAKAFDGRGNYALGLKEQLIFPEIEYDQVERVTGMDIIVVTSAKTDEEARELLALCGMPFEK from the coding sequence ATGTCTCGTTTAAACGAAAAATATACTAGTGAAATTCGTCAGGCTTTACAGGAAAAATTCCAATACAAAAACGTTATGGAAATTCCTAAATTGGAAAAAGTCGTTATCAATATTGGTGTTGGCGATGCAGTAGGTAATGCTAAAGCATTAGAAGCTGCTGTTAACGACCTCACTATCATTGCTGGTCAAAAACCAGTTATCACTAAAGCTAAGAAATCCATTGCTAACTTTAAAGTTCGTGAAGGTATGTCTTTAGGTACTAAAGTAACTCTTCGCGGCGAACGCATGTATGAGTTCTTGGATAAATTGATCAACGTAGCTTTGCCACGTGTACGTGACTTCCGCGGCGTAAGTGCTAAGGCTTTTGATGGCCGTGGTAACTATGCATTGGGTCTTAAAGAACAGCTCATCTTCCCTGAAATTGAATATGATCAGGTAGAACGTGTAACTGGTATGGATATCATCGTAGTTACAAGTGCAAAAACTGATGAAGAAGCTCGTGAGTTATTGGCTCTTTGTGGCATGCCGTTTGAAAAATAA
- the rpsN gene encoding 30S ribosomal protein S14: MAKKSMIEREKKRAKIVAKYAAKREALKAAGDYEALAQLPANASPTRLHNRCNLTGRPHGYMRKFGISRIAFRELAYKGQIPGVKKASW, encoded by the coding sequence ATGGCTAAAAAATCTATGATTGAACGCGAAAAGAAACGTGCAAAGATTGTTGCTAAATATGCTGCTAAGCGTGAAGCTTTAAAAGCTGCTGGCGACTACGAAGCATTGGCTCAATTGCCAGCAAATGCTTCCCCAACTCGTTTACATAATCGTTGCAACTTGACCGGTCGCCCTCATGGCTACATGCGTAAATTCGGTATTAGCCGTATTGCGTTCCGTGAACTTGCATACAAAGGACAGATTCCTGGCGTTAAAAAAGCCAGTTGGTAA
- the rpsH gene encoding 30S ribosomal protein S8, which yields MVMTDPIADMLTRIRNANAALHETVEIPVSRMKAAVLEILKEEGFVKSVETVESGKHTVLKVTLKYGSNNEKVITGIKRISKPGLRVYAKKEELPRVLGGLGIAVISTSKGVMSDKQARKEGLGGEVLAYVW from the coding sequence ATGGTAATGACCGATCCGATTGCGGATATGCTTACGCGCATCCGTAATGCAAATGCTGCTCTTCATGAAACAGTTGAAATTCCTGTTTCTCGCATGAAGGCTGCCGTTCTAGAAATCCTTAAAGAAGAAGGATTTGTAAAGAGCGTTGAAACCGTTGAAAGCGGCAAACATACAGTTTTAAAAGTAACGTTAAAATATGGTTCCAATAATGAAAAAGTAATTACTGGAATTAAACGTATTTCCAAACCAGGTTTACGTGTTTATGCGAAGAAGGAAGAACTCCCTCGCGTACTAGGTGGTTTAGGTATTGCAGTTATTTCTACATCTAAAGGTGTAATGAGTGATAAACAAGCTCGTAAAGAAGGCCTTGGTGGCGAAGTACTTGCATACGTATGGTAA